DNA from Nitrospira sp.:
GAGACACCCTTTGCACGGTCCGTGGTCACACCGACCGGATGAGCCGGCGATACATCCCCGGACAAGTCGATGGCCCGAAACAGCCGATCGACATCGAGGGCAAAGCCGGTGGATGCCGCCTGGCGACCGAACCGGCCCATCAGATGGTCGTACCGTCCCCCTCCCCCCAACTCCGCCCCGACCCTCGGAGCAAAGACATCGAACACCATCCCGTCGTAATATTCGAAGCCGCGGAACTCGCCGAGGTCGAGCAGCACGGCCTGTTGCCGTCCGATCGACGCCAGCCGTTCGTATACCTGAGCCAGTCGATCCAGTGGTCCCAAGAGCGTCCGATCGCGTCCCACCAGCTTCCGCCCCCGTGCAAGCACTTCCTGACCGCCGCATAATTCCAACACCTCAAGGATGACTCCCGACGTCGATCGGGACAGGCCTTCCCCCGCCAGCAATGTTTCAAGAAGCGGCATATCTTTCCTTGCGGCGGCCTGCTCCACACGTTTCCGGCCCTCCGCCGATAGGCCGGACCGGACGAGCAAGGCCGTGAAAAATCCGACATGGCCGACCGCGACCTTGAACGAGGAGAGCCCCACCCGGTCCATGCATTCGAGTAGGAGCATCAGAACCTCGGCGTCCCCGTCCGCTCCGTTCACTCCGATGAGTTCGGCCCCCACTTGAAAAATTTCCCGGTCACGGCCTGCATGGTCACGTTCATAACGAAACACCGACGTACGATAACAGAGACGCAGCGGCAGCCTCGTGCCCATCATGCCCATGGCGACGGTCCGCGCAATCTGCGCGGTCGCATCGGGGCGCAGCAACAGTAATCGCCCTGTGGTTCGATCGACGATCTGATAACACTTTTCGATGATCTCGGACTCCAGACCCGGCGCGAGCACATCCAGGTATTCGAACATCGGCAGGATGATCTCTTCGTACCCCCCTCGCACGAGAACGCCCAGGAGGGTCTGTTCGAGATAGCGGATACGCTCGGCGGCCTGAGGGAGAATGGTGCTCATTCCGACTGGAATGAGCGACCGTTCCCGGCCAGCCAGATGAAGAGTGGAGGAAGAAGTGGCCTTCAACGAAAGGGGGCCCATGGGCGACTGCCGGGCAATCTACAAGCCTTTCGACAGGTCGGCGACCTTGACGGAAAGGATGTGCTTGCTGTTCGTAATGTGATCGAGCACCGAAGTGGAAAGCGGCGCATCAAGCCCGAAAATCAACAACGCGCGACCGCCGCGCTCTTCCCGCGAACATTGCATGCGCGCGATATTGATGTTGTGATCGCCCAGGACATGCCCCACCGTGCCGATCACACCGGGGCGGTCCTCGTTCATAATCAAGAGGAGATGGTTGTCCGGCACGACCTCCACCTTGAACTGGTCGATCTCGATGATGCGCGGATCCTTGTGATTATAGAGAGTCCCGGCCACTTGGTGGGATTTTTTACCGGACTCCACCCGCACCCGGATGACGCTAGTAAAATCGCCGGCATCACTGCTCTTCACCTCTTTGACTTCGATGCCGCGCTCCTTGGCCACGATCGGCGCATTGACATAATTGACCGGATCTTCAAGGATGGGGGTCAGGAGCCCCTTCAAGACCGCAATGGTCAGCGGCGCCACATTCAACCCGGCGACCTCTCCACTGTATTCGACGGTCAACCGCTCCAATCCACCCTCCAGCAACTGGGCCTGTAGGAGCCCGACCCGTTCCCCCAACGAGAGGTATGGCTGGAGTTGCGGGAGCAGCTCGGGCGACACGGACGGAATGTTGACCGCCCCGCGGGCGATCCCCTTGGTGAAATATTCGACGATCTGCTCCGCAATCCCGACGGCCACGTTTTCCTGCGCCTCCGTCGTGGAGGCCCCGATGTGCGGCGAACAGATGAAATTGTCCAATGCCAGGAGCGGATTGTCCGGCTTCACCGGCTCATCTTCGAACACATCGAACGCAGCGGCTGCCACCCGTTTGGACTTCAGCGCCTCGCAGAGGTCCCCCTCATGGACGATACCGCCACGCGCACAGTTGGCGATCATCACGCCCGGTTTCATTTTCGCAATCGCCTGGGCGTTGATGAGATTTTTGGTTTCGGGAGTCAGCGGGGTGTGGACCGATACCACATCCGCCCGTCGGAAGAGTTCATCCAGCTCGACAATGGTGAGGCCCATCTTCTGCGCGCGTTCCTCAGCGAGGTAAGGATCATAGGCCAGCACCTGCATGCCCACTCCCTGGGCCAGCTTGG
Protein-coding regions in this window:
- a CDS encoding ATP phosphoribosyltransferase regulatory subunit; this translates as MGPLSLKATSSSTLHLAGRERSLIPVGMSTILPQAAERIRYLEQTLLGVLVRGGYEEIILPMFEYLDVLAPGLESEIIEKCYQIVDRTTGRLLLLRPDATAQIARTVAMGMMGTRLPLRLCYRTSVFRYERDHAGRDREIFQVGAELIGVNGADGDAEVLMLLLECMDRVGLSSFKVAVGHVGFFTALLVRSGLSAEGRKRVEQAAARKDMPLLETLLAGEGLSRSTSGVILEVLELCGGQEVLARGRKLVGRDRTLLGPLDRLAQVYERLASIGRQQAVLLDLGEFRGFEYYDGMVFDVFAPRVGAELGGGGRYDHLMGRFGRQAASTGFALDVDRLFRAIDLSGDVSPAHPVGVTTDRAKGVSVHTRMRRRSRA
- a CDS encoding D-3-phosphoglycerate dehydrogenase, whose protein sequence is MKILVSDSLSKQGVEVLEKAGFTVVVKTKLPKEELLKELKDADGLIVRSGTKVTAEVIAAAGRLKVVGRAGSGLDNVDTPAATRRGIVVMNTPGGNTVTTAEHTMAMIFAMSRRIPQATASTKAGKWEKEKFMGVELYNKVLGIVGVGQIGGYLTKLAQGVGMQVLAYDPYLAEERAQKMGLTIVELDELFRRADVVSVHTPLTPETKNLINAQAIAKMKPGVMIANCARGGIVHEGDLCEALKSKRVAAAAFDVFEDEPVKPDNPLLALDNFICSPHIGASTTEAQENVAVGIAEQIVEYFTKGIARGAVNIPSVSPELLPQLQPYLSLGERVGLLQAQLLEGGLERLTVEYSGEVAGLNVAPLTIAVLKGLLTPILEDPVNYVNAPIVAKERGIEVKEVKSSDAGDFTSVIRVRVESGKKSHQVAGTLYNHKDPRIIEIDQFKVEVVPDNHLLLIMNEDRPGVIGTVGHVLGDHNINIARMQCSREERGGRALLIFGLDAPLSTSVLDHITNSKHILSVKVADLSKGL